From a region of the Microterricola gilva genome:
- a CDS encoding cupin domain-containing protein → MSILVPGIVTAAASITLSHEAVPPEQLVAGSPSTGTVELGGFGDAEIGVWEMTVGAMSDVEVDEVFVVIAGRATVELEPGDDDGETIELFPGAVVRLAAGTRTVWTVTETLRKVYIS, encoded by the coding sequence ATGAGCATTCTCGTCCCCGGTATCGTCACCGCCGCCGCATCCATCACCCTGAGCCACGAAGCCGTTCCGCCCGAGCAGCTTGTCGCCGGTTCCCCCAGCACGGGCACCGTCGAACTCGGCGGTTTCGGGGACGCTGAGATCGGCGTCTGGGAGATGACGGTCGGCGCCATGAGCGACGTCGAGGTGGACGAGGTCTTCGTGGTCATCGCCGGTCGCGCGACCGTCGAACTCGAGCCTGGCGACGACGATGGCGAGACGATCGAGCTCTTCCCCGGCGCCGTCGTGCGTCTCGCCGCGGGCACCCGCACCGTGTGGACCGTGACCGAGACCCTGCGCAAGGTCTACATCAGCTGA
- a CDS encoding MFS transporter — MSTYSDLLKTPGVARIISAQLVARFPFGMLSLAFLLHIEQSTGSYGAAGLVLAATSVGQAIAGPLTSRFMGRWGMRPVITATLVICVAMVSTIALVPMSVPMYMVVGALAGLSMPPIQPAVRTIYPKMVNSRQLTPLFSLDATAQEIIWVVGPVVTTFVAIQISTVWGIMLAVIFMVGGGIWFISSPELGRVRIPRSKRKLGAVLRRPPVLLATGVGFLLVGACAAVEAAVVATFGHDGAEAGIVLAIFSIGSIAGGLGLGHVPIGPWSTARRMLVVFVGMGLSAVVMALVTENDVFWWLSGALFVSGLGIAPALAVLFAIVSASVKFSDTAEAYGWVGTGQLIGAALGSAAAGFLIDSNGAVGGFWAAAIFALVGFIVPVLAVRYHPDLRGRDASPLPDTEAVPVQNT, encoded by the coding sequence GTGAGCACCTACTCCGACCTTCTCAAAACTCCGGGCGTTGCGCGCATCATCTCGGCCCAGCTCGTCGCCCGATTCCCGTTCGGCATGCTCTCGCTGGCCTTCCTCCTGCACATCGAGCAGAGCACCGGCAGCTACGGCGCGGCGGGACTCGTGCTCGCGGCGACCAGCGTCGGGCAGGCCATCGCCGGCCCGCTGACCAGCCGTTTCATGGGCCGCTGGGGCATGCGCCCCGTCATCACGGCCACGCTGGTCATCTGCGTCGCCATGGTGAGCACCATCGCGCTCGTGCCCATGTCGGTGCCGATGTACATGGTCGTCGGCGCCCTCGCCGGACTCAGCATGCCGCCGATCCAGCCGGCGGTCCGCACCATCTACCCGAAGATGGTCAATTCCCGCCAGCTGACCCCGCTGTTCTCCCTGGATGCCACGGCACAGGAGATCATCTGGGTGGTCGGCCCCGTCGTCACGACCTTCGTCGCGATCCAGATCAGCACCGTGTGGGGCATCATGCTCGCGGTGATCTTCATGGTCGGCGGCGGAATCTGGTTCATCTCCTCCCCCGAACTCGGCCGGGTGCGGATCCCGCGCAGCAAGCGCAAGCTCGGCGCCGTGTTGCGCCGCCCGCCGGTGTTGCTGGCGACCGGCGTCGGCTTCCTGCTCGTGGGCGCCTGCGCCGCCGTCGAGGCCGCGGTCGTCGCGACCTTCGGACACGATGGCGCTGAGGCCGGAATCGTCCTGGCCATCTTCTCGATCGGTTCCATCGCCGGCGGCCTCGGCCTCGGCCACGTGCCGATCGGCCCATGGTCGACCGCCAGGCGCATGCTCGTCGTCTTCGTCGGCATGGGCCTCTCCGCCGTCGTGATGGCGCTCGTCACCGAGAACGACGTGTTCTGGTGGCTTTCCGGAGCACTGTTCGTCTCCGGTCTCGGCATCGCGCCTGCCCTCGCCGTCTTGTTCGCCATCGTCTCGGCCAGCGTGAAGTTCAGCGACACCGCCGAGGCGTACGGCTGGGTCGGCACCGGCCAGCTGATCGGTGCGGCACTCGGTTCAGCCGCCGCCGGCTTCCTGATCGACAGCAACGGTGCGGTCGGCGGATTCTGGGCCGCCGCGATCTTCGCGCTCGTCGGCTTCATCGTGCCCGTGCTCGCCGTGCGTTACCACCCCGATCTGCGCGGCCGCGACGCGAGCCCGCTGCCGGACACCGAGGCGGTCCCCGTCCAGAACACCTGA
- a CDS encoding ABC transporter substrate-binding protein, whose product MRIRYAVPALAAAAVLLLSGCVDNSTPSAGGSDEASAPAIAADDAAIALLPDGVGDDGKLVIGIDPTYAPNEFKDADGNPIGWGAELAEGIAAKFGLTPEFQVSKFDNIIPSVTGGKADIGMSSFTDTVERQKQVDFVNYYNAGIQWASAAGNEVDPNNACGLKVAVQATTYEDTDEVPAKSEACVAAGKAPIEKVQFDTQDAATNAVALGQVDAMSADSPVTLYAIAQTNGKLQAAGETFDIAPYGVAVAKDSGMAEAVQAALQSMVDDGSYDEILNAWGVADGGISEITINAASKG is encoded by the coding sequence ATGCGTATTCGCTACGCCGTTCCGGCCCTCGCCGCGGCAGCCGTTCTGCTGCTCTCCGGCTGTGTCGACAACTCCACGCCCTCCGCCGGCGGCAGTGACGAGGCGAGCGCCCCGGCCATCGCCGCGGACGACGCCGCGATCGCGCTGCTCCCAGACGGCGTCGGCGACGACGGCAAGCTGGTCATCGGCATCGACCCGACCTACGCTCCGAACGAGTTCAAGGACGCGGACGGCAACCCCATCGGTTGGGGAGCGGAGCTGGCAGAGGGCATCGCCGCGAAGTTCGGTCTGACACCGGAATTCCAGGTCTCCAAGTTCGACAACATCATCCCGAGCGTCACCGGCGGCAAGGCCGACATCGGCATGTCGAGCTTCACCGACACCGTCGAGCGCCAGAAGCAGGTCGACTTCGTCAACTACTACAACGCCGGCATCCAGTGGGCGTCCGCCGCAGGCAACGAGGTCGACCCCAACAACGCCTGTGGGCTCAAGGTCGCCGTGCAGGCAACCACCTACGAAGACACCGATGAGGTTCCGGCCAAGAGCGAAGCCTGTGTCGCAGCGGGCAAGGCCCCGATCGAGAAGGTGCAGTTCGACACGCAGGATGCCGCGACCAACGCCGTCGCGCTCGGCCAGGTCGACGCAATGAGTGCAGACTCGCCCGTCACCCTCTACGCAATCGCCCAGACGAACGGCAAGCTGCAGGCCGCAGGAGAGACCTTCGACATCGCGCCGTACGGCGTCGCGGTCGCCAAGGACTCCGGCATGGCTGAGGCCGTTCAGGCTGCCCTGCAGTCGATGGTCGACGACGGCAGCTACGACGAGATCCTCAACGCCTGGGGCGTTGCAGACGGCGGCATCAGCGAGATCACCATCAACGCCGCCTCGAAGGGCTAG
- a CDS encoding NAD(P)/FAD-dependent oxidoreductase: MGTTVFERRRPEASVVAHALADTKQAAFWLDDVERQRYPRLNGELTADLAIVGGGYTGLWSAVLAKQRNPGASVVLLEGKRIGWAASGRNGGFCEASLTHGRENGENRWPEELEQLERLGLENLDEIEASSAELGMDFEFERNGAIDLALEPHQVQWLREAAADAVADGDDSTVFLDGDALRAEVNSPSYLAGLWHKRSSAILHPAKLAVELARVATEMGVRIVENSPVKHLESGAGGADAAGITLHGDRGRVHARQVILATNAFPSLLKRNALMTVPVYDYALMTEPLSAEQMAAIGWKNRQGLGDVANQFHYYRLSRDNRVLFGGYDAVYHYGRRVRERYEDRPAAFELLANHFFTTFPQLEGARFTHKWAGAIDTCTRFAAFYGTARGGRVAYAAGYTGLGVAATRFAANVMLDQLAGLETERTQLRMVRERPLPFPPEPAAALGINATRWSLDRADHNLGKRNILLKTLDALGLGFDS; this comes from the coding sequence GTGGGCACGACTGTTTTCGAACGACGACGGCCGGAGGCATCCGTCGTCGCGCATGCACTGGCCGACACCAAGCAGGCCGCATTCTGGCTGGATGACGTCGAGCGCCAGCGCTACCCCCGACTCAACGGTGAACTCACCGCCGACCTCGCGATCGTGGGCGGCGGGTACACCGGGCTCTGGAGCGCCGTGCTCGCCAAGCAGCGCAACCCCGGCGCGAGCGTCGTGCTGTTGGAGGGCAAGCGCATCGGCTGGGCGGCATCCGGCCGCAACGGCGGCTTCTGCGAGGCCAGCCTGACCCACGGCCGGGAGAACGGCGAGAACCGGTGGCCGGAGGAACTCGAGCAGCTCGAGCGCCTGGGCCTCGAGAACCTCGACGAGATCGAGGCTTCAAGCGCCGAGCTCGGCATGGACTTCGAATTCGAGCGCAACGGCGCGATCGACCTCGCGCTTGAACCGCACCAGGTGCAGTGGCTGCGCGAGGCGGCGGCCGACGCCGTGGCGGACGGTGACGACAGCACCGTGTTCCTCGACGGCGATGCCCTGCGCGCCGAGGTCAATTCCCCCAGCTACCTCGCCGGCCTGTGGCACAAGCGCAGCTCGGCGATCCTGCACCCGGCCAAGCTCGCCGTCGAGCTGGCGCGCGTCGCAACGGAGATGGGGGTGCGCATCGTCGAGAACAGCCCGGTGAAGCACCTCGAATCGGGCGCGGGTGGGGCGGATGCCGCCGGCATCACCCTGCACGGAGATCGCGGCCGCGTGCACGCCCGCCAGGTGATCCTCGCCACGAACGCCTTCCCGTCGCTGCTCAAGCGCAACGCGCTGATGACGGTGCCGGTCTACGACTACGCGCTCATGACCGAGCCGCTCAGCGCCGAGCAGATGGCCGCGATCGGCTGGAAGAACCGGCAGGGCCTCGGCGACGTCGCCAACCAATTCCACTACTACCGACTCTCCCGCGACAACCGCGTGCTGTTCGGCGGCTACGACGCCGTCTACCACTACGGCAGGCGGGTGCGCGAGCGCTACGAGGACCGCCCGGCCGCGTTCGAGCTGCTCGCGAATCACTTCTTCACGACGTTCCCGCAGCTGGAGGGGGCCCGGTTCACGCACAAGTGGGCCGGTGCGATCGATACCTGCACGCGTTTCGCCGCCTTCTACGGAACGGCGCGCGGCGGCCGCGTCGCCTACGCGGCCGGCTACACCGGCCTCGGAGTCGCCGCGACCCGCTTCGCGGCCAACGTGATGCTCGACCAGCTCGCCGGGCTCGAAACCGAGCGCACGCAGCTGCGCATGGTGCGGGAGCGCCCGTTGCCCTTCCCCCCTGAGCCGGCCGCGGCGCTCGGCATCAACGCGACCCGCTGGTCGCTCGACCGCGCCGATCACAACCTCGGGAAGCGCAACATCCTGCTGAAGACACTCGACGCTCTCGGACTAGGCTTCGACTCATGA
- a CDS encoding sulfurtransferase, producing the protein MPHPLVTADELAALQADAAAGGTPVRVLDVRWTLGGPAGRPQYEAGHIPGAVYVALDSELAGHGEPRDGRHPLPAMSDLQAAARGWGLNDGDIVVVYDDWKSHAAVRAWWLLGYGGVADVRVLDGALPAWTASGRSLSSGTADVDNTLPGAITLGSGRLPVLSIEQAGALPASGVLLDARAGERYRGEVEPIDPRAGHIPGAVSAPTAGNLDADGRFLGAAELRARYEALGVSDTAPVGVYCGSGVTAAHNALALTIAGFRPALFPGSWSSWSNHDELPVAIGAMP; encoded by the coding sequence ATGCCGCATCCGCTCGTGACCGCCGACGAACTCGCCGCACTGCAGGCCGACGCCGCTGCCGGTGGCACCCCGGTGCGAGTGCTCGACGTGCGCTGGACCCTCGGTGGCCCGGCCGGTCGGCCGCAGTACGAGGCCGGCCACATCCCCGGCGCCGTCTATGTCGCCCTCGACAGCGAACTTGCCGGCCACGGGGAGCCGCGGGACGGCAGGCATCCGCTGCCCGCCATGAGCGATCTGCAGGCCGCCGCCCGGGGCTGGGGCCTGAACGACGGCGACATCGTCGTGGTCTACGACGACTGGAAGAGTCACGCCGCCGTGCGAGCCTGGTGGCTGCTCGGCTACGGCGGAGTCGCCGATGTGCGGGTGCTCGACGGGGCGCTGCCGGCCTGGACCGCCTCAGGGCGCTCGCTGTCCAGCGGCACCGCGGATGTCGACAACACCCTTCCCGGTGCCATCACGCTCGGGTCCGGCCGGCTGCCGGTGCTCAGCATCGAGCAGGCCGGCGCACTGCCGGCATCCGGTGTGCTGCTCGACGCGCGCGCCGGCGAGCGCTACCGCGGCGAGGTGGAACCGATCGATCCGCGCGCCGGGCACATCCCCGGTGCCGTGAGCGCGCCGACGGCCGGCAACCTCGACGCGGACGGCCGCTTCCTCGGCGCCGCCGAGCTGCGTGCGCGCTACGAGGCGCTGGGCGTCAGCGACACCGCTCCCGTCGGTGTCTACTGCGGCTCCGGTGTCACGGCCGCCCACAACGCGCTCGCGCTGACGATCGCCGGGTTCCGCCCCGCGCTGTTCCCCGGCTCCTGGTCGTCGTGGTCGAACCACGACGAACTGCCGGTGGCAATCGGCGCGATGCCCTGA